A genomic segment from Halomonas sp. GD1P12 encodes:
- a CDS encoding polysaccharide biosynthesis tyrosine autokinase, with the protein MSDVTAQRPVGNDSDEIDLGRLFGLLLDKKWWIVGITGIFAAIGVLVALSATPVYQGDALVQVEKRSSINPLEGLGDMLGPESESSTSAEVQILQSRMVLGQVVDRISLDTVVTPNTLPLIGGFIQRRGINRPDFMQGHASVWGNESIDVGRLEVDDAYRGMPFTLKVENESASEYSLWLSGERLGNGRVGEFSSFLEGGVQVSVVELSAAPGAEFILTKVVRSNAINHLRGNLSVSEQGGGGRGGSTGIFKLTLKGENRQAIRRSLNAVIETFLTQNVERQSAEAEQRLAFLEEQSPELREQLNSAENRLNEYRVNAESVDLNSESQAAINRYIALEQNLNELELQEAELSQRFTPNHPSYQALLRQKRRLQNDLDQLDEQVSQLPETQQEIVRLTREVEVTQAIYVNVLNKTQELQMTRAGTVGNVRIIDDALVGGGPIAPRKSLIVMVATLLGGMLAVGGVLALGLLRRGIESAEQIEQSGLPVYATIPLSEAQQKLVRKVKGKKDKRSHQVISGILAKHDPTDLSIEALRGLRTSLHFAMMEAKNSCLMITGSSPGIGKSFIAVNLAAVCAQAGQKVLVIDADMRKGHIHHAFGGQSAEGLSDVLSGRSGWQTQVRASQVEGLSYMSRGIAPPNPSELLMSQHFAQLLSEAERQFDLVIVDTPPVLAVTDPAVVGSHCGTTLLLARFEINTLKELQHAARRLEAAGVVVKGAILNAMEKKAANSYGYGYYQYSYKSVNE; encoded by the coding sequence ATGAGTGATGTGACGGCCCAGCGCCCTGTTGGAAACGATAGTGATGAAATCGATTTAGGCCGCCTATTCGGTCTGCTGCTGGACAAAAAGTGGTGGATCGTGGGAATCACCGGGATATTTGCCGCTATTGGCGTTCTCGTGGCCTTGAGCGCAACGCCTGTTTACCAAGGGGATGCGCTGGTACAAGTCGAAAAGCGATCGTCGATCAACCCGCTGGAGGGGTTGGGCGACATGCTGGGGCCGGAGAGTGAGTCCTCGACGTCTGCCGAAGTGCAGATTTTGCAGTCGCGCATGGTGCTAGGCCAAGTGGTCGATCGCATCTCGCTCGATACCGTGGTAACACCTAATACGCTCCCCCTTATTGGCGGCTTTATTCAGCGCCGCGGTATCAATCGGCCTGACTTTATGCAGGGGCACGCAAGTGTATGGGGTAACGAGAGTATCGATGTCGGCCGACTCGAAGTGGACGATGCCTACCGTGGTATGCCCTTCACCCTGAAAGTAGAAAACGAGTCTGCCAGCGAGTACTCGTTATGGTTAAGCGGCGAGCGTTTGGGTAATGGCCGGGTAGGCGAATTTAGCAGCTTCCTTGAGGGCGGCGTACAGGTGAGCGTGGTAGAGCTCTCTGCTGCTCCGGGCGCTGAATTCATCTTGACCAAAGTGGTTCGCTCCAATGCTATTAACCACTTGAGAGGTAATCTGAGCGTAAGCGAGCAGGGTGGCGGTGGACGTGGCGGCAGTACCGGCATCTTCAAACTCACTTTGAAGGGTGAAAATAGGCAGGCTATTCGCCGCTCTCTTAATGCAGTTATAGAAACGTTTTTGACCCAAAACGTCGAGCGGCAATCCGCCGAGGCCGAACAGCGCTTGGCGTTTTTGGAAGAGCAGTCGCCGGAGCTGCGCGAGCAGCTCAACTCCGCTGAAAACCGTCTCAACGAATACCGGGTCAACGCCGAAAGCGTTGATCTTAACAGCGAGTCTCAGGCAGCGATCAACCGCTACATCGCGTTGGAGCAAAACCTCAACGAACTGGAGCTTCAGGAGGCGGAGCTGTCTCAGCGCTTCACTCCAAACCACCCGAGTTACCAAGCGCTTTTACGCCAAAAGCGACGCCTACAAAACGATTTGGATCAGTTGGACGAGCAGGTCAGCCAGCTTCCTGAAACCCAGCAGGAGATCGTTCGGCTAACGCGTGAAGTGGAAGTGACGCAAGCCATTTACGTTAACGTGTTGAACAAAACCCAGGAACTACAGATGACCCGCGCCGGGACCGTGGGCAACGTGCGTATCATCGATGACGCCCTCGTAGGCGGTGGCCCTATTGCGCCGAGAAAATCGCTCATCGTAATGGTCGCGACACTGCTTGGGGGAATGTTGGCCGTTGGGGGAGTGCTGGCGCTGGGACTCCTTCGCCGGGGAATAGAATCCGCCGAGCAGATCGAGCAAAGCGGATTGCCGGTATATGCAACGATCCCGCTATCGGAAGCGCAGCAGAAACTGGTACGTAAAGTAAAAGGTAAAAAAGATAAACGAAGCCATCAGGTCATCAGCGGCATTTTGGCCAAGCACGACCCTACCGATCTTTCCATAGAGGCGCTGCGCGGTCTTCGTACTAGCCTGCATTTCGCGATGATGGAAGCCAAAAATTCATGTTTGATGATCACCGGTTCGAGCCCCGGTATCGGTAAGAGTTTTATAGCGGTGAACCTGGCCGCCGTGTGCGCTCAGGCAGGGCAAAAGGTCCTCGTAATTGATGCGGACATGCGCAAGGGCCACATTCATCATGCATTTGGTGGGCAAAGCGCCGAAGGCCTTTCTGACGTACTTTCTGGTCGCAGTGGCTGGCAAACACAGGTGCGTGCAAGCCAGGTAGAGGGTCTGAGCTATATGTCTCGAGGCATCGCGCCGCCTAATCCCTCCGAGCTATTGATGAGCCAGCATTTCGCTCAGCTACTTAGTGAAGCCGAGCGGCAGTTTGATCTGGTGATCGTGGATACTCCGCCAGTACTGGCAGTGACCGACCCTGCCGTGGTGGGTAGTCATTGTGGTACGACCTTGTTATTGGCACGTTTTGAAATCAATACGTTGAAAGAGCTACAACACGCAGCTCGTCGACTGGAAGCGGCAGGCGTGGTGGTGAAAGGCGCCATTTTGAATGCCATGGAGAAAAAGGCGGCCAACAGTTACGGCTATGGCTACTACCAGTACAGCTATAAATCAGTCAACGAGTAA
- a CDS encoding low molecular weight protein-tyrosine-phosphatase has translation MFQRILVVCVGNICRSPVAEAMLRQRLPGRQFSSAGLGALVGSQIDAHARVLAERDGLEVDNHQARQLTREMLDRADLILVMSDQQRLAVAELSPAALGKTMRLGQWLENGRGKDIPDPYRKSAETFQHVHQLMDQAVQAWALKLA, from the coding sequence ATGTTTCAGCGCATTCTAGTGGTATGTGTCGGCAACATATGCCGCAGCCCCGTGGCGGAGGCCATGCTGCGCCAGCGCCTGCCGGGTAGGCAGTTTTCTTCTGCCGGTTTGGGCGCGCTGGTAGGCAGTCAAATCGATGCCCACGCTCGCGTTCTTGCCGAGAGGGACGGGCTCGAGGTTGATAACCACCAGGCTCGCCAGCTAACCCGTGAGATGCTCGATCGCGCCGACCTGATACTAGTCATGAGTGACCAGCAGCGTCTGGCTGTCGCAGAGCTTTCCCCAGCCGCGCTTGGCAAAACGATGCGGCTAGGACAGTGGCTTGAAAATGGTCGGGGCAAGGATATCCCTGACCCGTATCGAAAAAGTGCGGAAACATTTCAGCACGTTCATCAGCTAATGGATCAGGCCGTACAAGCCTGGGCCTTGAAGCTGGCGTAA
- a CDS encoding polysaccharide export protein, producing the protein MFQPYLASRPLRRLSLAAAYLSAFAGVLTLSGCALAPGGHLDANTQAAPIDNLIDVQPITPGLLATMPHAGNRATPMSGELRQAIDEWEYRIGAGDVLSIVVYDHPELTIPAGSERGAEEGGNRVRSDGTIFYPFAGRVQVAGLTLEEVRELLTQRLSGVIQTPQVDVSVAAFRSQKVQVSGAVASPGSVPVTTVPLTVIDAVSQTGGATEDANWHEVYLTRNGVEQRLSLFSLLREGDQTQNRLLRDGDVLHIPSAESQAVSVMGQVNSPGNVRLGNERLSLSDVLAQAGGVNEVTAEPSGIFVIRGNELNSDRLATVYQLDISNAAAFVLGSRFAMQPNDVVYVTTAPIARWNRVISQLLPSVRLPGYAAGSISDSRNLQ; encoded by the coding sequence ATGTTTCAGCCTTATCTCGCCTCTCGCCCTTTGCGGCGGCTATCTCTTGCGGCAGCTTACCTGAGCGCTTTTGCCGGTGTGCTGACGCTTTCCGGTTGTGCACTGGCGCCGGGCGGGCACCTTGACGCAAATACGCAAGCCGCGCCCATCGATAACCTGATCGACGTTCAACCCATTACGCCGGGGCTTTTGGCGACCATGCCGCACGCAGGTAATCGCGCCACGCCCATGTCAGGCGAGCTTCGCCAGGCAATCGATGAATGGGAGTACCGTATCGGCGCCGGCGATGTGCTGAGTATCGTCGTATACGATCATCCTGAATTGACCATTCCCGCCGGCAGCGAACGCGGGGCGGAAGAGGGCGGTAATCGAGTGCGCAGCGACGGCACTATTTTTTACCCCTTTGCCGGTCGTGTTCAGGTCGCCGGATTGACCCTGGAAGAGGTGCGCGAACTGCTGACTCAACGCCTGAGCGGCGTTATTCAAACGCCTCAGGTGGACGTCAGCGTCGCTGCTTTTCGCTCGCAGAAGGTTCAAGTAAGCGGTGCCGTTGCAAGCCCAGGTAGCGTGCCCGTCACGACCGTGCCGCTCACCGTGATCGATGCCGTGAGCCAGACAGGGGGCGCTACCGAAGACGCCAACTGGCACGAGGTGTATCTGACTCGAAACGGCGTGGAGCAGCGTCTTTCTCTTTTCAGCCTGTTGCGTGAAGGTGATCAAACCCAAAACCGATTGCTGCGAGATGGCGACGTACTGCACATACCCAGCGCTGAGAGCCAAGCGGTTTCCGTCATGGGGCAGGTGAATTCGCCTGGAAATGTTCGCTTGGGTAACGAGCGTTTATCCCTTTCTGATGTGCTAGCGCAAGCGGGCGGCGTCAATGAAGTCACCGCTGAACCCTCGGGCATCTTTGTCATTCGCGGTAATGAGCTGAACAGTGACCGTTTGGCGACCGTTTATCAGCTGGATATAAGCAACGCTGCTGCTTTCGTACTGGGAAGCAGGTTTGCGATGCAGCCCAATGATGTGGTGTACGTGACCACCGCACCGATTGCCCGCTGGAACCGTGTGATCAGTCAACTCCTGCCGTCCGTTCGCTTGCCGGGCTACGCCGCAGGCAGTATTTCTGACTCACGTAATCTGCAATAA
- a CDS encoding capsule biosynthesis GfcC family protein — protein sequence MIDRATTRAHFVYAKRLVIRTLLMGALVSGMAGVSHATEAGERTLADAWLETLSQQATPISWSHAYALLLPDQQRYPQQRRYLIEELGTLVISAQVTGNTIYAQALLKWQEALRSLENGAMRSPQRLDLLALGTNLREAPLLENVAYWGVCDTPDWVEVWGLQGVSRTAWRPNMTIDDVKKALPEQTFNNIDHASLITPQGNVLRRGVAAWNHETTPLAPGSRLLIALPSRQGLMGALPFPGTTEEPDIINQRLPGVLAAQLPGDQCTQWHAP from the coding sequence ATGATCGACCGCGCCACTACTCGAGCGCACTTTGTTTACGCTAAACGCCTGGTTATCAGGACGCTACTGATGGGCGCTCTGGTGTCAGGCATGGCGGGTGTGAGCCACGCCACCGAAGCGGGCGAGCGCACGTTGGCCGATGCCTGGCTGGAAACACTGTCTCAACAGGCGACGCCCATCAGTTGGAGCCATGCCTATGCTCTCCTGCTCCCCGACCAGCAGCGCTACCCACAACAGCGGCGCTACTTGATCGAAGAGCTGGGCACGTTAGTCATAAGTGCCCAAGTGACAGGAAATACGATTTACGCTCAGGCGCTTTTGAAGTGGCAGGAAGCACTACGCAGTTTGGAAAATGGCGCGATGCGCAGCCCGCAGCGGCTGGATTTATTGGCATTGGGCACCAACCTACGCGAGGCACCGCTGCTGGAAAACGTGGCCTATTGGGGCGTTTGCGATACTCCTGACTGGGTAGAAGTCTGGGGCCTTCAGGGGGTTAGTCGAACCGCCTGGCGCCCTAACATGACGATCGACGATGTAAAAAAAGCGTTGCCAGAACAAACGTTCAACAACATTGACCATGCGTCTCTGATAACGCCCCAAGGGAATGTGTTACGACGAGGCGTTGCGGCCTGGAACCACGAGACAACACCTCTTGCCCCCGGCAGCCGCTTACTCATCGCGCTGCCCAGTCGGCAAGGGCTGATGGGTGCGCTTCCCTTTCCCGGCACGACGGAAGAACCGGATATCATCAATCAGCGGCTGCCAGGCGTGTTGGCCGCTCAACTCCCTGGCGATCAATGTACTCAATGGCACGCTCCTTAA
- a CDS encoding YjbH domain-containing protein, translating to MAWVCVTLSAFILPNVAAADGLAGQLGHGQSDFGGVGIMQTPTARMNPLGEMSVSASRTAPYRRYNVFLQPTRWFEGGFRYVSVENRPGPLYDRNLDKGFDAKLRLLEETRYWPQLAVGARDIGGTTLFGAEYVVASKRWGNFDFTAGLGWGYLGTASDIDSPFGWLADRFDNRSANSGSGGGELNFGQYFAGPAAVFGGVEYQTPWDPLILQLEYEGNDYSNEPQDNDQVQDSRFNVGARLAISDNVELHTGWQRGNTAMAGITFNLDLNGLDQLKNDPPLQPLDAAPQASWAAASQRLNENAGMQVERISRQGDSLTVTARPGRFRSLAQSEGRANRILNAQADEEIETFRFDWEERGVPLRESVHDREQFVEAAISADHEYAYRYGIYTHARLEDGTGETLHQAPAQRFNWQLGPRLDQNFGGPDGYLYRLKAQLSAEYQTDPNGWFSGSMAWTVADNLGNYEYIANSRLPRVRTFVGDYLSESPFGIENLQYTRTAKVSDNVYAMGYGGILEMMYAGVGAEWLYREFDAPWALGADINWVRQRDFDQRFDMRDYSVWTGHINAYVETGVEDVLAKLSVGRYLAGDIGATLDLSREFDSGVRVGAWGTLTDAGDDFGEGSFDKGLYLTIPLDAFFTFSSRNSTTLRWQPLTRDGGARLSRRYDLYTITQERDLDRYWQQYDTMWQ from the coding sequence ATGGCATGGGTATGCGTAACGCTGTCCGCCTTCATTTTGCCCAACGTGGCCGCCGCCGATGGCCTGGCCGGCCAATTGGGCCATGGTCAAAGCGATTTCGGCGGTGTGGGCATCATGCAAACGCCCACCGCGCGCATGAACCCGCTGGGTGAAATGTCGGTGAGCGCTAGCCGCACCGCCCCCTATCGACGCTATAACGTGTTTCTTCAACCCACTCGCTGGTTCGAAGGCGGTTTTCGCTACGTCTCCGTCGAGAATCGGCCAGGCCCGCTGTATGACCGCAACCTGGATAAGGGTTTCGATGCCAAACTGAGACTATTGGAAGAAACCCGCTACTGGCCACAGCTGGCCGTGGGCGCACGCGATATAGGCGGTACCACGCTGTTTGGCGCCGAATATGTGGTCGCCAGTAAACGCTGGGGGAATTTCGATTTCACCGCAGGGCTAGGCTGGGGCTACCTGGGGACCGCAAGCGATATCGATTCTCCCTTTGGATGGCTGGCGGACCGCTTCGATAACCGTTCGGCCAACAGCGGCTCAGGCGGCGGCGAGCTCAATTTCGGCCAGTACTTTGCAGGGCCCGCGGCAGTTTTCGGCGGAGTGGAGTATCAGACGCCCTGGGACCCCTTGATCCTTCAGCTCGAGTACGAAGGAAACGATTACTCCAATGAGCCCCAGGACAATGATCAGGTTCAGGATAGTCGCTTCAACGTTGGGGCGCGCTTGGCCATTAGCGATAACGTGGAGCTGCATACCGGGTGGCAGCGCGGCAATACGGCCATGGCGGGCATCACGTTCAACCTCGATCTTAACGGGCTTGATCAGTTAAAAAACGATCCGCCGTTGCAGCCTCTGGACGCCGCGCCGCAAGCAAGCTGGGCGGCGGCCAGCCAACGACTAAACGAAAATGCCGGCATGCAGGTGGAGCGCATCTCCCGACAGGGCGATAGCCTGACCGTTACCGCCAGGCCCGGGCGCTTTCGCTCTTTGGCCCAAAGCGAGGGGCGTGCGAACCGCATCCTGAACGCCCAGGCCGATGAGGAGATCGAAACGTTCCGCTTTGACTGGGAGGAGCGGGGCGTGCCGCTGCGCGAAAGCGTTCATGACCGTGAGCAGTTCGTAGAGGCGGCGATCTCGGCCGATCATGAGTACGCCTATCGATACGGTATTTATACCCATGCCCGATTGGAAGACGGCACCGGTGAGACCCTGCATCAGGCGCCCGCCCAACGTTTCAACTGGCAGTTGGGGCCCCGGCTCGATCAAAACTTCGGCGGCCCGGACGGTTATCTTTACCGCCTCAAAGCCCAGCTCAGCGCCGAGTATCAAACCGACCCCAACGGCTGGTTCTCCGGCAGTATGGCCTGGACAGTGGCGGATAATCTGGGCAACTACGAATATATTGCCAACTCTCGACTGCCCAGAGTGCGTACGTTTGTAGGGGATTACCTGTCGGAGTCGCCCTTCGGTATCGAGAACCTGCAGTACACGCGCACGGCCAAGGTGAGCGATAACGTATACGCCATGGGCTATGGCGGCATACTGGAAATGATGTACGCCGGCGTCGGTGCCGAGTGGCTGTACCGCGAGTTTGACGCTCCCTGGGCGCTCGGCGCGGACATCAACTGGGTGCGCCAACGCGACTTCGACCAGCGATTCGACATGCGTGACTACAGCGTTTGGACAGGCCACATTAACGCCTATGTGGAAACCGGCGTGGAAGACGTGCTGGCCAAACTAAGCGTTGGCCGTTATTTGGCCGGTGATATAGGCGCCACGCTCGATCTTTCCCGCGAGTTCGACTCGGGCGTCCGAGTGGGCGCTTGGGGCACCCTGACCGATGCCGGCGATGATTTTGGCGAGGGCAGTTTCGACAAGGGCCTCTACCTCACCATTCCACTGGACGCGTTTTTCACCTTCTCCAGCCGCAATAGCACGACGCTTAGGTGGCAACCGCTCACCCGCGATGGCGGCGCACGTTTGAGCCGCCGGTACGATCTTTACACCATCACTCAGGAGCGCGACCTGGATCGCTATTGGCAGCAATACGACACCATGTGGCAATAA
- a CDS encoding SDR family oxidoreductase: MRKGNALVVGATGITGGNLASYLNASGWTVYGLSRRATEQSGVIPVTADLLDRKATEKALAELPITHVFYCTWIKRDSEKENVKANGAMMQNLLDALQDKNIQHVSLVTGTKQYLGSFESYGSGKVETPFRESAPRVPGDNFYYALEDTLFAAAERDGFSWNVHRPHTVIGYAVGNAMNMGTTLAVYASICKKTGQPFTFPGSQIQWNALTDLTDALVLARQMEWAATTPGAHNEAFNTVNGDIFRWRRMWQEIGEFFELEVAECPEAPKPLEEQMKDSAGVWQQIAEKHDLAEPDVDKLASWWHSDADLGREQECVNDVTKMRDFGFDHFRETRAAFFDLFTRLRAERLIP; the protein is encoded by the coding sequence ATGCGTAAAGGCAACGCGCTCGTGGTAGGCGCTACCGGCATTACCGGCGGCAATCTGGCAAGCTATCTCAACGCCAGCGGCTGGACCGTTTACGGGCTGTCGCGTCGTGCGACCGAGCAAAGCGGCGTCATTCCCGTCACCGCGGATCTGCTCGATCGCAAGGCGACCGAAAAGGCGCTGGCCGAGCTGCCCATCACCCACGTGTTTTACTGCACCTGGATCAAGCGGGACAGCGAAAAGGAGAACGTCAAGGCCAACGGCGCCATGATGCAGAATCTGCTCGACGCCTTGCAGGACAAGAACATTCAGCACGTCTCGCTGGTCACCGGCACCAAGCAGTACCTGGGCTCTTTCGAGAGCTATGGCAGCGGTAAGGTGGAGACGCCGTTTCGCGAGTCTGCGCCCCGGGTGCCCGGTGATAACTTCTACTACGCCCTGGAAGACACCCTGTTCGCTGCCGCCGAGCGCGACGGGTTCAGCTGGAACGTGCACCGTCCGCACACGGTGATTGGCTACGCGGTGGGTAATGCCATGAACATGGGCACGACGCTGGCCGTCTACGCCTCGATCTGCAAGAAAACCGGCCAGCCGTTCACTTTCCCTGGTTCGCAAATTCAGTGGAACGCGCTGACCGATTTGACCGACGCGCTGGTACTGGCCCGCCAGATGGAGTGGGCGGCCACGACACCGGGCGCGCACAACGAGGCGTTCAACACCGTCAACGGCGACATCTTCCGCTGGCGCCGCATGTGGCAGGAAATCGGCGAGTTCTTCGAACTGGAGGTGGCCGAATGCCCCGAAGCGCCCAAACCGCTGGAAGAGCAGATGAAAGATAGCGCCGGTGTCTGGCAACAGATCGCCGAGAAGCACGACTTGGCCGAGCCGGATGTCGACAAGCTCGCCTCCTGGTGGCACTCCGATGCCGACCTTGGCCGCGAGCAGGAGTGCGTCAACGACGTAACCAAGATGCGCGATTTCGGCTTCGACCACTTCCGCGAGACCCGCGCCGCGTTTTTCGATCTGTTTACTCGCCTGCGGGCTGAGCGTCTCATTCCTTAA
- a CDS encoding LysR family transcriptional regulator translates to MDLNALRVFERVAATGSFTVTAHHFHRAVSSISRQITALEESLGQQLLYRHTRAVTLTEAGERYYRDIREILNQLDLATEALQASGSEPSGLLRINAPVSFGQRQIVPILHRFQRRYPAIKAELVLTDQLTDPVKESIDITFRVGELSDTTLVARRLAPMNYVVAASPAYLERYGTPQTPEALCQHDCLLYQGEMGRQRWYFDQPGARSPLTCKVEGSLYSNSAESLLQAALMGQGLVMFPTWLIADELARQALIPVLKSWRGEVAPARRYIHVLYGQRRLTAPKVSAFLEHLFEELGDVPPWDRWQERIAKETS, encoded by the coding sequence ATGGATCTCAACGCTCTACGTGTATTCGAACGTGTTGCTGCGACCGGCAGCTTCACGGTAACCGCGCACCATTTTCACCGGGCGGTTTCGTCCATTTCTCGTCAGATCACGGCGCTTGAGGAGTCGCTGGGCCAGCAGCTTCTTTACCGTCACACGCGCGCGGTGACCCTGACCGAGGCCGGCGAGCGCTATTACCGGGATATTCGTGAGATTCTCAACCAGCTCGACCTGGCGACCGAAGCGCTTCAGGCGTCGGGCAGCGAGCCGTCGGGGCTTTTGCGTATCAACGCGCCGGTATCCTTCGGTCAGCGCCAGATCGTACCCATCCTCCACCGTTTTCAGCGTCGCTACCCCGCTATCAAGGCGGAGCTGGTACTGACCGACCAGCTCACCGACCCGGTCAAAGAGAGTATCGATATCACCTTTCGGGTCGGCGAGCTTTCGGACACCACGCTGGTGGCAAGGCGCCTGGCGCCCATGAACTACGTGGTGGCGGCCTCCCCTGCCTACCTTGAGCGTTACGGAACGCCGCAGACCCCGGAGGCGCTTTGCCAGCACGACTGCCTGCTCTACCAGGGCGAAATGGGACGCCAGCGCTGGTACTTTGACCAGCCAGGCGCCAGGAGCCCCCTAACCTGCAAGGTAGAAGGCTCGCTTTACAGCAACAGCGCCGAGAGTCTGCTGCAGGCGGCATTGATGGGCCAGGGGCTGGTGATGTTTCCCACTTGGCTAATTGCCGACGAGCTCGCCCGCCAGGCGCTGATTCCCGTACTCAAATCCTGGCGTGGCGAAGTGGCCCCCGCCCGGCGCTACATTCACGTCCTGTACGGCCAGCGACGCCTGACCGCGCCCAAGGTCAGTGCCTTTCTGGAGCACCTGTTCGAAGAACTGGGCGACGTACCGCCCTGGGATCGCTGGCAGGAGCGAATAGCGAAAGAAACATCGTAA
- a CDS encoding TRAP transporter large permease, with amino-acid sequence MMEWYFALAFLLSLILFFMAVGTPIALAFLAANVIGAWHFMGGQAGIVQMLNNGFGALSSFNLVPIPLFLLMGELFFRTGLGMKMFNAVDRLMGKVPGRLSYVTVVGGTAFSTLSGSSMGSTALMGSLLVPEMERRGYKKKMAIGPILGTGGLAIIIPPSALAVLLATLAKIDIGALLVAGILPGLTLAGFYMATIFIQTRRDPEAAPAYELEPVPLGAKLKLIVTDILPMLSVMVIIVALMLIGFATPSEAAAFGALGVIILGFIFRCMTWAAFTQSVIGALKVTLMAYLIVFGSATFSQLLGFSGASGGLIQWATSFDLSPILMLMAMFAVLLVLGTFMEQISIMMLTVPIFFPLAQALGFDLIWFGVVVLLALEISFSTPPLGLLLFVMKGVAPPGTTMREIYSAAIPYILCSMLLVALLVIFPSLATWLPRML; translated from the coding sequence ATGATGGAATGGTATTTTGCGCTGGCGTTTCTACTCTCGCTGATTCTTTTCTTCATGGCGGTAGGCACGCCCATCGCGCTGGCGTTTTTAGCCGCCAACGTCATCGGGGCCTGGCATTTCATGGGGGGGCAGGCGGGCATCGTACAGATGCTCAACAACGGTTTCGGGGCACTTTCGAGCTTTAACCTCGTACCGATTCCGCTGTTTCTCTTGATGGGCGAGCTGTTCTTTCGTACCGGGCTCGGTATGAAGATGTTCAACGCCGTGGACCGGCTAATGGGCAAGGTGCCCGGTCGGCTCTCCTACGTCACCGTGGTGGGTGGTACCGCCTTTTCCACGCTCAGCGGCTCCTCCATGGGGTCGACAGCGCTGATGGGCTCGCTTTTGGTGCCGGAAATGGAGCGCCGGGGCTACAAGAAGAAGATGGCGATCGGCCCCATTCTGGGGACCGGAGGCCTTGCGATCATCATTCCGCCCTCGGCGCTGGCGGTGCTTTTGGCAACGCTTGCCAAGATCGACATCGGCGCGCTGCTGGTCGCTGGCATTTTGCCGGGGCTGACGCTGGCCGGCTTTTACATGGCGACCATCTTCATCCAGACCCGGCGCGACCCGGAGGCGGCACCGGCCTACGAGCTCGAGCCGGTACCGCTAGGTGCCAAGCTAAAACTCATCGTGACCGACATTCTGCCCATGCTCAGCGTGATGGTGATCATCGTGGCGCTCATGCTGATCGGTTTCGCTACGCCCTCGGAGGCGGCGGCCTTCGGTGCGCTCGGGGTCATCATTCTGGGCTTTATCTTTCGCTGCATGACCTGGGCGGCGTTCACTCAGTCGGTGATTGGGGCACTCAAGGTCACGCTGATGGCGTATCTGATCGTGTTCGGCTCGGCGACCTTCAGCCAGCTCCTGGGCTTCTCCGGTGCCTCCGGCGGACTGATTCAGTGGGCCACCAGCTTCGATCTATCGCCCATTTTGATGCTGATGGCCATGTTCGCCGTGCTCCTGGTGCTCGGCACCTTCATGGAGCAGATTTCGATCATGATGCTGACCGTGCCGATCTTCTTCCCGCTGGCCCAGGCGCTCGGGTTCGATTTGATCTGGTTTGGCGTGGTCGTGCTGCTAGCGCTGGAAATCAGCTTCTCCACGCCGCCGCTGGGGCTTTTGCTCTTCGTCATGAAGGGGGTCGCACCGCCGGGAACCACCATGCGGGAAATCTACTCCGCCGCCATTCCCTATATTCTCTGCTCGATGCTGCTGGTCGCGCTGCTGGTCATCTTCCCGAGCCTGGCCACCTGGTTGCCACGAATGCTGTGA
- a CDS encoding TRAP transporter small permease, which yields MRYAQRGYLLLLNGMALLAAIMLVWLMVAVVLSVVIRNLGLQPSAWFFLSTEYAMFYLTLLGAPWLVRQKGHVHIELLTSVLPLPVLNILSRAVALVCVLVSGVLAWKGLDLFLLNIERSDYDVRAFFVPKWILTIVFPVSFTLMAVEFGRFVIGPEILHSGEAGIKE from the coding sequence ATGCGCTATGCACAACGCGGCTATTTGCTGCTGCTCAACGGCATGGCACTGCTTGCCGCCATCATGCTGGTATGGCTGATGGTGGCGGTGGTGCTGTCGGTCGTGATTCGTAACCTGGGGTTACAGCCCTCGGCGTGGTTCTTTCTTTCCACCGAGTACGCCATGTTCTACCTGACGCTTTTGGGCGCGCCCTGGCTTGTGCGTCAGAAAGGGCACGTGCATATCGAGCTGCTCACATCGGTACTGCCGCTGCCCGTGCTCAATATTCTCAGCCGAGCGGTTGCGCTGGTCTGCGTGCTGGTGAGTGGGGTGCTCGCTTGGAAGGGGCTTGATCTATTTTTGCTCAATATCGAACGCAGCGACTATGACGTGCGCGCGTTTTTCGTACCCAAGTGGATACTCACCATCGTCTTTCCGGTCAGCTTTACCCTGATGGCGGTCGAGTTTGGCCGCTTCGTCATCGGCCCGGAGATTCTTCACAGCGGCGAAGCGGGGATCAAGGAATGA